The nucleotide window TCAATTAAAGGGAACTCAACAGctctgtttagtccactttaacaTAATCATTTAATCTACAAACCAAACACTGAGTGGATCACTACAGTTTAGATGTTTCCTGCTCACCAGCTGCTCCATGTTCCTTCCCAGTCTGGTGTCTGGTCTCTATTGTAAAGATACCTGCAGGTTTTCATCACTTCCCCCCagttgttctggttctgtttctgtccgTACCAGAACCTGCTGCCGCTATGCTCTGCTTCACTTGTTAAGGTTCCCCTTGTCATACAACATACATTattcacataaacacaaaagacCAAGTTCCTGttaacctgcagctgctgttttcagtCGGGTTTCAGGtgactgaaacatttctgtaattCTTCTGAAATATTGAGTCTTTTTCTACCAGCAGAAAAAGGAGCTGAGTTTTAGTTTGAGTTAAATTGGAGTTTTCTGAAGCATCCAGTAACTTTTTGAAGACATAATTGATGCTGATGTTGTCCAGTGAGTATACAAAAACTTTGCAAGTCCTTCAGAAACCCTGGAGAAGCTTCAGATCTTTTTagagtaaattaaataaagtttactgATATCACACCAGGGCTACactgatgattatttcaattgcaaatgttttattttaccatttaattCTTCTATTATACAATGTTAAAGCACAATAGACGATataaaggattttttattttttttgcttaaaatgcaCTAATAGTATTTCTATAGTGAACACTTCATTGTTTGCTGCACGacatgcatctgcagctaaaacaaacatttaatatcaACTTGTGAAACTCTCTGTCCTTTTTGCTTGACTTTACCTAAACGTAGTTTAGGACGGTTTGGATCACAAAAAGGAAAGTATGGAAATATTTGAGACATATAGATGATAAGatctttcctgtttgtttctcagGAAGCCGTCAGGTTATCTGTTCTCTTTACGTTTCATCCTCTACATTTTCCTTCAATGTTATCAGTTCAGACTTTGATCCTATCTGCATGTTTGGTTATCAGATTAAGAACATTTGTGTCATCAACAATGTATATGATTAGAGAACTGCATGCATATGACATCTTtcactcttctttttcttcacataAATACCTTTAAATCTGATGTGATTTTAAactatttgtgtttatttcaacGTCTGAATAGGGACACTGCTGATACACCgcttaaacaaaacaatacaaatataAAGACACCCAATTACAAcaatgattttcatttattgttctCCTGCCAGAGGGTACAGAGTGAATGacctgaaattaaaagaaatctctaaaataaacaaacaaaaaaacaatacattataTACAAATGGGTTGTAAGCAACAAGTTGTGTGTCTCAGATGATTATCAACACAGATACAGCAGTATcagattattttcttcctttgatATTCTGAATGAACCACCTGATTGAGCTCAAGAACCGATTTATCTCCAAGTTCTCCACCAGAAGCAGATTCACAGATCATCAGGAAAATATTGTGAGTGAGCAGAACCTGCATCACTGTgactagtttttatttatttcagtggtTAAATAATGTTCTTTAATAGAGATATAGAGTTCTTGTCTTCTGAAAGATAGAAAAGTTTTGTTGACTTTGACTAACCGACTCCTGGTCATTTAAACCAACATCTGACTCctgatattattttaattaaccttttatttaaacctttattatgaaatatgttttgtacagAGTGTAAACAGGGACCAGCAGGTTTCTCTGGATTAAAACATCCTGTATTTGATGACAGATCTCCAGACAAAAGTTTTCttcatatattttacatatcaTGGGAGGAGATCAGGGTCGGGCGATTATATAAGAACAGAGACAGAAGTCAAAATATTCATCAGAAACGCATCAACAGCGGCTCTACATTGACCTACTTCCAACACATCCAGAGGGAAAGGTGAGTTTGTATAAAACATATAAACTCCTTCCTGATTCTCTTTGgatgtttctaaaatgtttcaataacTATCATTTTATGGTGGTAAagattcatttctttttttccagtttttctcagttaaacaattttttttctgcctgaatTTTGACAGTGTTTACCTCCAAACCTTTAACATTTGTAAATGCAAAACCTAATTACCaacaataattttctttatcttgactttatttctaaatttgtcTCTAAATGTgaccacaaataaaaaattaagtaaattcataattttgctttgaaaatattatttactgtATCAATTTTACTTGGACATGTTACTATATATTTCCACCTATTCCTATAGTAAGTGGGACTTGTATATTCTCATTTTGTATTATTGAAAAGAAATTTCAGATgagttattttcttaaattatttatgattttttggCAGCTTAACTTTTGTCTTCTAGCACATCTGAACTTGAATAATTCAATAAACTTTCCACCTCttgtaatagaaaataatttttctgcaggttaaaatttgtgttttttgaataGTTAAAAAGCagattccatttttattttattttgttgtttggacctaaaacaacaaaaacacagccaAACCAGGGTGGGCAGAGGCGCAGGAGGCGGACCATCGTGAGAGGTCCGGCAGGCGTCTGTGGCGCAGGAGGCGGAGGAGAGGCTGGGCCCTTGGAGGCAGATCTGGCGGACGAcgtcggcgcaggaagcggacCCCTCGGGGAGGGTCCGGTGGGCGTTGGCGGCGCAGGTACCGGACCACCGGAGGCGGATCCGACAGCACATGTCATGGGCCACAGGAGCTCTAGGAACACTAGGAGGCGACGAGGGAGCACCAGGAGACTCGGAGGGAACACCAGAAGACGGAGACTCGGACGGAACACCAGGAGACGGAGACTCGGAGGGAACACCAGGGGGCGGAGACTCGGAGGGAACACCAGGGGGCGGAGACTCGGAGGGAACACCAGGGGGCGGAGACTCGGAGGGAGCACTAGGGGGCGGAGACTCGGAGGGCGCACTAGGGGGCGGGGACTCGGAGGGCGCACTAGGGGGCGGAGACTCGGAGGGCGCACTAGGGGGCGGGGACTCGGAGGGAGCACGAGGGGGCGGAGACTCGAAGGGTGCACTAGGGGGCGGAGACTCGGAGGGAGCACCAGGGGGCGGAGACTCTGAGGGAGCACCAGGGGGCGGAGACTCTGAGGGAACATTGGGACCACTAGGGGGCGACGAGGGAATACTGGGAGAGGATTCTGGAGGGACACAGGGGATGTACCCACTAACTGGGGCAGTTAACCCACTAACTGGGGCGGACCGCGCCGCCTATCGACCAGGAGCCAGCTTGACCGCTTGGAATCCCGTTACCATGGGGACAGTGGCTGGAGACGCGGAAatagctgctgctgcagggagaGAGGCGGCAGCATCGGCGAGAAGAGCAAAGTCTGTTGAAGCAGCGAGAGGTGTGGCTTGAAGTGTGGCTGGAGCGGGGGAGACTGTAGCGGCGGCGAGGGTGGAGAGACCGCTGCAGCAATGACTTGAGGTGTGGTGGGCATAGGAGCTTGGGCCAGAGGCGGCACTGGTGCTGGAGACGCTGGAGCTCGGGTGGTGGAGCGGAAGAATGGGATGTCCGGCTTGGGAGGCAGAGGGTCGCCAGCCATGACGGCTAGAGCTGTCTGGTGttcccactctgcctcctgctgcAACTCCACCAACCCCAGGTACGGAAGGCGCAGAATCCAGTATTCTAACATCAGAATACTGCGAATGGCGAAACCGATCCCGTCTGCAGGCGGAGTGGGTTTGGCCATAGCCTCCAGATAGTCCTTGATAGTTGATGTACGATCCTTACATCAACTAGCCATCTGGGTCCATGATGTTATTAATTTTACCGTACCTCACCGTAGTTCCTTgcgtcgggtccttctgtcagaAATTGCGGGTGTAGGTGGTGAGGCAAGACGCTGTATACCGAGGTGAAAATGAATGATGgtgtttaattgtgaaaatagGGCACAAAAATACTCCAAAGTCCAAATcccaggcagcactgctgagcggaagacAAGGGCTCAACACAGGTATGACTGGTACAGGAATGGACAGCTTACGACTGATATGAGACGAGGACCCGACGGAGACGTAGAGACACAGGTGaaattaaatacacaggaggtaatcagggaacgagacacacctatTCCTGTAAACAAATACAATTCGCATAGGTACTTTAACTAGCGAACATTTCTCTCACCTacttaaagatgaaaaaaatgttgtttaaattcTTAATGGCGGTCAATTTAATTTCATCCAGAGTTAATGACTGACGAAGTTTGATTATCAAATTCTCTTGTCTGTGCGTGAGACTGGTCCAggctgggccggattttagcaggggcttaccggggctgcagcccggggccccggcatttcgggggccccgaaggatgttttatatttttgtgaatggatagtgtcagaatttaatcaatgactaccatgattttgacagcaccgatgaaaaatgttccaatttgttctggcaaacgtccatcttgaatgcttgcttgttattggtccacttttgacgcatcttacgcattggggaggaggagcgtcaagggaatattattttacaatggcggacaacaggaaatatgacagcggagcgcagaaaagaaggaagagaaaagaaaaagagcatcgcgccaaagaggcgacaaacaaaatgcctaaactgacaggcttttttaaacctgttagcggagatggagcagaaacattattatccccgcctcaaacccttagctatgctaacaccgcactaagatcccgccagaacctataaccgtgactgagtcggtggctggactggcgtggagtcagagttggtggaagcggatcttcttccgcagatggaaagactgtggatccgtacagtaccgatccggcgcattggggggaaattgacgagtccgtgcgagcttactgggctgaacgaggaccggagagctgtcaaaatatgaatgttggctttcaagcatcagaacgggtgtacaagcatcaaaagcgtcacttctccaaatctcactttaaacgcaagatgttaaatggtgagtacgtcgaaagaccgtggctgctctactctccatccaccggagctgcattttgttttgcatgccgcattttcagcaatgctaatactcagtcaaactttgaaactggtttcagtgactggaagcacgcaactgaacgcaaatgcctaaactttaaaaaatccttcagagggcagtactttggacttacctgggtcaggatattttctgaaaactacagtatgcctgatctcttttttccagaagatattgtttatatccatgttctgtctgactggcagagaagcacttttttgacatttatttcctccactatttaccaagaactttaaaaccaaagaaaaagtttgagttttgatatattccacttgtacttgtatgaacttgtaaatgctggggatatttgtataaatattgttttactcgctttgctttgtaaaaatatatttgagcattgcactttcttgcactcaatctgttttatagtttgtgttgaagtccaggcaacaataactattcagtgattttattttgtgatgcaagcatcatattatagtttcaaccccaacatgtggtttagtctttctagaaaagagttcagagttgtttgtagtttgtgacaactggcttattaaagttgtaagttgttaaaacttactgttcggtcattttctgttcatcctctaaaacaaaacaaacaaccaggggcccccatcctgactccagcccaggggcccccatcctcctaaatccggccctgggTCCAGCTCTCCATGTACCTGGTCCCACCCATTCAAATAAGGAGGCTCTGAACCACCAGATTTGTCTGTGAACCAGAGACTCATCTAGTATCAAACCTTACACTTTTAAAGTTGGTGTattcactttaaattaaaaaaaagtacagtgtatgaaattttttttctttttgcaaatgcTAGATATTTCTCTGAAATTTGTACAGAGCGGAGGTTCCACTGCACAGCGTCAAAATAACAGAGGGTGAGAATAATCATAATCTCTTTTACCTGTCAGTATTAAGTGTTAATGTcatattaaattacatttaatttttattcgaTCTAGTAAACATTATTCTCCCTCTGAGGGGAGTGTAATGCTAACTTCTGTTCACTTCAGTTGGTGAAATTTTACCTGATTTCAAACTTTGTCATTGCAGAGAAAAAGTTACATGTATTCAACTTGATGATAACACAATGTGGATTATCTGTTCAGcttgttgaatatttattaaacaaaatgaagtaCAATTAAATGTCAGcagtatttgaaaaaaaaagtatgggTCAACCACTGATGCTTTGATCAGTGTCTACATTTGCCAGGAAGCCGGAGTCGCAAAAGCAAACTACAAAACATAAAGGTGGTGTTGAAAAgttgaaagataaaaagaagaaatcccTCAGAGAAAATGCAGTAAAAACTGTCAATATTTTTGACCTGTTTAGTAGACTTTCCtctttctgctttggtttttcCACCAGACATGAGAGCTCAACTGAACCTGCTTACAGCAGCTTGAGTGTGGTTAgcattgttttttgggggggatttatAGGCATTTGTTGTTATGGCTGCCTGTTACATTTAcagcactttaaaacattaataatactGTTCCCTATTTCACAGACAGTAGCTGATAATGACCCACGAGAGGCATTAGACAGCCAGAGTGCTCAAAGCTCAACTTTGACTTTCAAATCTAAACTTCATGTCAATGTTGACCTTGTAGTCTATGTATAAACTCTAaggctacacacacacacacacacacacacacacacacacacacacacacacacacacacacacacacacgcacacacacacacacacgcacacacacacacagatatatctGTATCTACAATATATCAAAAAGTTTCTGTGTGCTAAACCTATTGGCTTAGCTCACAGAAACCGGTTTCTGTGAGCTACACCATGGGAGTTACTGTGTACAAACAGAAAGTTATTTGTATACTAGGTTTCTGTTTcagataaaagtttttcttgttgGAATATATCATGGGAGTGGATCTGGGACGGGTTATTTTAGAGGAACAGAGACAAGACTGAAGCTGTTCATCAGCGACGGCTCTACATCGACACAACTTAACCTATTGTAAGGAACATGTCCAAAACAAAAGGTGAgtaaaaaaacctttaaacttcTAATccactgagtttttttttttaaaaaaatcattattgtCATAGTCTTGTAGCTGAGCATTTAAATGCAGCGGACAGGAGACGCAGGATTAagttgaaaatgtaatgaaaacagtgcagaataatttgattaaagaaacataataaaactagAGTGACAAAGAATAACTACCTGGAATAAACATAACAGAATCAGAATTCCTTTTAATGTCATTGTGcacaaagaaatgtgaaaaatatcaaCTCTCAAAGGCAGGTAAAATAACtgaatagaataaataaaaatttcaataaatataaaaatataggacacagaataaataaatcaataaactgGCAACACTAATAAGAACTGTAGAAAACAGGAACAAGACtgatctaaattttaaaaaaaggaaacaaagtaataatgaaactaaaatgacCAGTAAAGAACTGAAGTAAAGTGAAACCAAAACATAActgatctaaataaaaaaggaacaaaaaacccacagaaataaacaaacccaaacaaacatccAGGGATTCTGACAATGAGAAAGTTTTGATCACTTTcgtattgttttttattgtaaaatgaatataaaacagttttaatatatGATCTTGTGATGGTAAGAAGAACACAATTTGTCTTCCAACTAAAGTTGGCTAATTTGTTAAATATCATTACaaacaatgtattttaaaaaaatggttaaattaaGAGCAAGGTTATTTgatcatcatttatttttttcctttctgttcgTCCCTTTTAGGTTCATGGGTGAAGATGGGAGAGgctaagaagaagaaatgtgatCAGAAAACAGGTGAGACCAAATCTATTTGatttattagtattatttaatcttcaaaacataactataaaaaaaatctcatacaGATTTTAATTGTAGCTAATGCAGCCTGGTATTCTTTCAGTTGCCTCTGATCAAATTTAATTCAAGATGATTTTCTGCTACGGTTTGGGTCTGACATTGAAACATGCATGTAaggtaacatttaaaacatcttaaaggCTGCATTTGGCGCCACCTATCCTGACATATAGAGAGTGAAAGCAGGAGAAtctactgaaaacaaatgcaaggCATAGCAGAggtaaacaaaagaaacaagaaacacaaagatgTCAACGAGATAAAAGGACACAAAGCGATAAGATGTCTACAGAAAGGGTCGTGTAACTACTAAAAGGCAACACATGAGGAATGATAGTGCAAGAAAATCAAGATGGAGATAGACAAATAACAAGGAAGCCAAGATAATTTCCTCAAAGTTAAATACttccaaatttattttcaaaactaacATTGATCTTGATCCAGTGTCTCTTCTCCTTGGCCTACCAAATAAACATatccaaaaccaaaaaagagTAAGTTGTACAAGGTTCTAATTTTCTGTGCctgaaagaatattttattacaatggaTTTCTAATAAATCTCCTACAATTTTTGGGTGGAAGAAGCTCGTTTTGGAATATATCCCTCTAGACTTTCTAACATGCCTCGTCCACTCTAAGACTGACGTTTTTGGATGCATATGGAAGCCCTTCTTGAACTATGCTGAAGGACACGTGTCTACCATCCTGTCTCGAGCATTTATGAATGTTTAGATGTGTACTATACAATGATGGAAGTATGTATGCCCCCCatcttatatttctttttatctctggACTGCACTgctgagcttttgttttgttttgtgtttagttgttgttgttattaaacaaaaaaatcaataaacatatctacaaagaaaacaaaatacttccaaattaaacatatatatatatatacatatatatatacagagagagagagatacatagatatatagataaatatataaaataaatataaatataaaatagatttatttttaaatctaaaacatatgtatatgtttatctatatatataatatgtCATGTATATATGTACAGTATATGACATATTACAGTGTCAACAATTCTTCAACAAATGTGATTGCAACAGTACATGTAGTATGGTTTTACAAAACGttttttcatgtaaacatttaattttcatttcaaacattatttgtgattttttttttttcttccagttgaaGATCCAGAAGACGTTACCATTTTGCTCATTGGCAAAACTGGAACAGGCAAAAGCTCTGTGGGAAACATCATTGTGAACGCTAATGATTTTGAAGTTGGCAAGAATACACTGGTGTGCAAGAAGAAAAGACATCCCCTGCCTGATGGCCGTAGATTGGCAGTGATCGATACTCCAGGTCTGTTTCACACCAAACTGACAGCTGAGGAGATGAAGACACAGCTGACTAGATGTGTCTCGTTGTGTGCTCCTGGTCCTCATGTGTTCCTGATTGTGATCGAGCCAAAACGTTTCTCAAGAGAAGACAAAGAGATGGTGAAAATGATCAAGAGGATGTTTGGAGATGGAGCAGCTAAATATACCATGGCATTGTTCAGTCATGGAGATGAAATGGAGAGAGATGGAGTCTCGGTAGAAAGAGCTGTGTATTTCAACCCATCTTTCAATGATTTTCTCAGCAAATGTAAAggaggttttcatgtttttaacaacaacaatgacGACAGGAATCAAGTTAATGAGCTGGTGGGGAAGATTGACAATATGGTTCAGAGAAATGGAGGCAGGTGCTACACAAATGATATGTTCAGAGAAGCCCAAAGAGCCATTAGTCGGGAGATTTCTCAGGCTGAAGTAAATAGAGAGACAGCAGAGAGAAACAACTCGTTTATTCGAGCTGTTGATCGAGCTGCTGCAGTTGCAGccgctgctgaagctgctgctgaagctgcagcagaggccGCTGTTGCAGCCACTGCTGAAGCTATAGCTGCAGCAGCGGCTGAAGCTATTGTTGAAGCTGCTGTTGGAGTGGCAGATGTTGTGAGTACAGTCACAGCAGTGAGAGAGGATGGATGCGTAACTCAGTGATAATCATCCGATTAGAAATAGTAGAAATAGTAGCTGTTAGTGAATAGTAATTATTAATTACATAACAGATTAAACACTTTTAGTATAACCtttacattaaaacacaatATGTGATTTGCTATTTAAAGACAATGATTAACATTGTCTTGGTTTGTGATCTGCATATTTAATCTAAGAGAATAAATTTGTTgtattgttaatttatttattttagtttgttgtcaacaataaattcaaaagatgatttttattaACTAATATATACAAAGTGATTTGGAATATATGGCATGTTCTTTACTTTGTgttcataataaat belongs to Gambusia affinis linkage group LG08, SWU_Gaff_1.0, whole genome shotgun sequence and includes:
- the LOC122836195 gene encoding GTPase IMAP family member 4-like translates to MSKTKGSWVKMGEAKKKKCDQKTVEDPEDVTILLIGKTGTGKSSVGNIIVNANDFEVGKNTLVCKKKRHPLPDGRRLAVIDTPGLFHTKLTAEEMKTQLTRCVSLCAPGPHVFLIVIEPKRFSREDKEMVKMIKRMFGDGAAKYTMALFSHGDEMERDGVSVERAVYFNPSFNDFLSKCKGGFHVFNNNNDDRNQVNELVGKIDNMVQRNGGRCYTNDMFREAQRAISREISQAEVNRETAERNNSFIRAVDRAAAVAAAAEAAAEAAAEAAVAATAEAIAAAAAEAIVEAAVGVADVVSTVTAVREDGCVTQ